From one Gracilibacillus salinarum genomic stretch:
- a CDS encoding penicillin-binding transpeptidase domain-containing protein — protein sequence MKKISIILFLIALTLVACSNEEQVRPEERLQQYVDYWNEQDFEQMYEMVQDVEKEKFVDRYQKLYDDVEISDLSVSFEQPETAEGEEEVDLDEIESATFPLSVNMETVAGPISFTKDIEMVKVTETVDDKEQIDWKVNWNSGFIFPELEDGSQLSMSTTQPTRGQIFDRNDNGLAVNHDVYEFAVVPDRFEDEESEKQAIAEALNMEIADIEKALSADWVRPDVLVPLKVVPSLDENGYQEAVDSIPGLTYSTQTGRIYPLSEAAAHLVGYIAPITAEKLEEAEPGVYTEASLVGNRGLEELFEERLRGEAGVQLTAVKEEQEPVIIAEKAVQNGEDISLTIDGTVQTQLFDSLEGEAGTAAAVDPTTGETLALVSSPSFDPHPFLYGLSNDQWTKWNEDPQQPLLNRFAATFAPGSAFKPITSAIGLENGSIDPNEGLSISGLKWQKDGWGNYKVTRVSESSGPVDLRDALVRSDNIYFAMQAVNMGEEAFLNGLKNFGLADEFPFSYPIESGTISSDGTLSEEVLLADTSYGQGQLELSALQLATSYSVLLNQGNIVQPILLSDEEKEQIWKESTLSEDNAAIIRDALRAVVTDGTGQTANVDNVAVSGKTGTAELKQSLDEENGAENGWFVGYPEDGSVIVSMMIEHIEGRDHGSSYVAEKVGKVLSSMNE from the coding sequence ATGAAAAAAATAAGTATCATCCTTTTTTTAATCGCGCTAACACTGGTTGCTTGCTCTAATGAAGAACAAGTACGACCAGAAGAGCGCTTGCAACAGTATGTCGATTATTGGAACGAACAAGATTTTGAACAGATGTATGAGATGGTACAAGACGTAGAAAAAGAAAAATTTGTCGATCGTTACCAAAAGCTATATGATGACGTGGAAATTTCCGATCTGTCCGTCTCCTTTGAGCAACCAGAAACAGCTGAAGGAGAAGAAGAAGTCGATCTGGATGAAATCGAATCAGCTACCTTTCCACTAAGTGTCAATATGGAAACGGTCGCAGGTCCAATCTCTTTCACCAAAGACATTGAAATGGTTAAAGTAACCGAAACAGTAGACGATAAAGAACAAATCGACTGGAAGGTTAATTGGAATTCTGGCTTTATCTTTCCTGAGCTTGAGGACGGAAGCCAATTAAGTATGAGCACTACACAACCGACAAGGGGACAAATTTTTGACCGAAACGATAATGGATTAGCGGTAAATCATGATGTCTACGAATTTGCAGTTGTACCTGATCGCTTTGAAGACGAAGAAAGTGAAAAACAGGCAATAGCGGAGGCATTAAATATGGAAATAGCCGATATCGAGAAAGCATTAAGTGCCGATTGGGTACGACCGGATGTATTGGTTCCGTTAAAGGTAGTTCCCAGTCTCGATGAAAATGGCTACCAGGAAGCCGTCGATTCCATCCCTGGCCTAACCTACAGTACGCAAACCGGGAGAATTTATCCATTAAGCGAAGCAGCAGCCCACCTTGTTGGGTATATTGCACCGATAACGGCTGAAAAGTTAGAAGAAGCAGAGCCTGGTGTCTACACAGAAGCAAGTCTTGTCGGTAATCGCGGACTGGAAGAACTGTTTGAAGAACGCTTACGCGGGGAAGCTGGAGTTCAACTAACTGCTGTTAAGGAAGAGCAGGAACCGGTTATCATCGCCGAGAAAGCCGTCCAAAATGGAGAAGATATTAGTTTAACAATTGATGGTACCGTGCAAACGCAACTTTTCGATTCACTTGAAGGTGAAGCTGGTACTGCTGCTGCCGTTGATCCAACAACTGGGGAAACACTGGCGTTAGTGAGCAGTCCATCATTCGATCCACATCCTTTTTTATACGGACTTAGTAATGATCAGTGGACTAAATGGAATGAAGACCCTCAACAGCCTCTGCTCAATCGTTTTGCAGCCACTTTTGCACCTGGATCGGCTTTCAAACCAATTACTAGTGCTATTGGATTGGAAAATGGCTCCATTGATCCGAATGAAGGATTATCGATTAGCGGTTTGAAGTGGCAGAAAGATGGCTGGGGAAACTACAAGGTCACACGAGTCTCTGAATCTAGCGGTCCTGTTGATTTAAGAGATGCGTTAGTTCGATCCGATAATATTTATTTTGCTATGCAGGCTGTTAATATGGGAGAAGAAGCATTTCTAAATGGCTTAAAGAATTTTGGCTTAGCAGACGAATTTCCGTTTAGCTATCCGATTGAATCAGGCACTATTTCCTCTGATGGTACGTTAAGTGAAGAAGTATTGCTGGCAGACACAAGTTATGGGCAAGGACAATTGGAACTAAGTGCTTTACAATTAGCAACCAGTTACTCGGTCTTACTCAATCAGGGTAATATAGTTCAACCGATTCTTTTGAGTGATGAAGAAAAAGAGCAAATCTGGAAAGAGAGTACCCTGTCGGAAGATAATGCAGCGATTATTCGCGATGCACTGCGGGCTGTAGTGACGGATGGTACCGGACAAACCGCGAACGTTGACAATGTGGCAGTCTCCGGAAAAACAGGAACAGCCGAATTAAAGCAATCTCTCGATGAAGAGAACGGTGCTGAAAATGGATGGTTTGTCGGCTATCCGGAAGATGGCAGTGTGATCGTATCGATGATGATCGAGCATATCGAAGGACGCGATCACGGAAGCAGTTACGTAGCAGAAAAAGTCGGAAAAGTTCTCTCCTCGATGAATGAATAG
- a CDS encoding class D sortase, with the protein MKKLAILFILAGIVLLGVGGYQYFKIQAAEKQAFTEANELIEQSSKAEKKQEPEEFFPEIGDAVGILEIPSLDAELPIVEGTDPDDLEKGVGHYRGSAYPMQQDQIVLSGHRDTVFRSLGEVEIGDTFTIVLPYGEYEYEMVDSKIVDADDTTIIKSTAPEEELVITTCYPFSYVGNAPERYIIYAKPIY; encoded by the coding sequence ATGAAGAAGCTTGCAATCCTATTTATACTTGCCGGAATTGTCTTACTCGGTGTCGGTGGCTACCAGTACTTTAAGATTCAGGCTGCTGAAAAACAGGCATTTACCGAAGCGAATGAACTGATCGAACAATCATCAAAAGCAGAGAAAAAACAGGAACCAGAGGAATTCTTCCCTGAAATCGGTGACGCTGTTGGGATTTTGGAAATTCCATCACTTGATGCCGAATTACCCATTGTAGAAGGAACGGATCCTGATGATTTAGAAAAGGGTGTCGGGCATTACCGCGGTTCAGCTTATCCGATGCAACAGGATCAGATCGTTTTGTCCGGTCATCGTGATACCGTTTTTCGCAGCCTTGGCGAAGTGGAGATCGGCGACACTTTTACGATCGTACTTCCTTATGGTGAATATGAGTACGAAATGGTAGACTCTAAAATCGTAGACGCAGATGATACAACGATTATTAAGTCAACCGCTCCTGAAGAAGAGTTAGTTATTACAACCTGCTACCCTTTTTCATATGTTGGCAACGCACCTGAGAGATACATTATATATGCAAAACCAATATACTAA
- a CDS encoding helix-turn-helix domain-containing protein, with protein sequence MIGEKIKELRKQKRMSLSEVAEQAGVAKSYLSSIERGIQSNPSIQFMEKVGKVLGVTVNELLMSQSDQELKQQLDEEWLKLAEEAMKSGVSKQEFKEFLDFNKWKLNK encoded by the coding sequence GTGATTGGGGAAAAAATAAAAGAACTCAGAAAACAAAAACGTATGTCTTTGTCAGAAGTAGCCGAACAAGCTGGTGTAGCAAAGTCATATTTAAGCTCCATTGAACGTGGCATTCAATCGAATCCATCGATTCAATTTATGGAGAAGGTAGGAAAAGTTCTAGGTGTTACCGTCAACGAATTATTAATGTCACAATCTGATCAGGAACTAAAACAACAGCTTGATGAAGAATGGCTAAAGCTAGCAGAAGAAGCAATGAAATCAGGTGTATCAAAACAGGAATTCAAAGAATTTCTCGACTTTAATAAATGGAAACTTAATAAATGA
- a CDS encoding VanZ family protein, giving the protein MKKIIYWMFPLLWMWVIYLVSDQPYQQQDIKPFLSTYVDLSFLEPVLSPIVFHYHHSEVSVAALGVEGFIEFIVRKGAHFVVFLTLACLFYIAMRKSFPLSVPKLVAVIAFLLTVLYAISDEWHQGFTAGRTPYAGDVMIDSAGALVGILAILIGNKLRK; this is encoded by the coding sequence ATGAAGAAAATAATATATTGGATGTTTCCTTTGCTTTGGATGTGGGTAATCTATTTAGTATCTGACCAACCTTATCAACAACAAGATATCAAGCCATTTCTTTCTACATATGTAGATTTATCATTTTTGGAGCCTGTCTTGTCACCAATAGTGTTCCATTATCATCACAGTGAAGTGAGTGTCGCTGCACTTGGTGTCGAAGGGTTTATCGAATTTATTGTGCGTAAAGGAGCACATTTTGTCGTATTCTTAACTCTAGCATGCTTATTTTATATAGCAATGCGAAAGAGTTTTCCTTTAAGTGTGCCAAAGCTCGTTGCCGTTATAGCTTTTTTGCTGACGGTTCTGTATGCAATAAGTGATGAGTGGCACCAAGGTTTTACAGCAGGAAGAACACCATATGCCGGAGATGTCATGATTGATAGCGCAGGAGCATTGGTAGGGATTTTAGCTATTTTAATAGGAAACAAGTTACGAAAATAA
- a CDS encoding YigZ family protein, producing MLNQYYTVKQEGIDEQSIQKSRFIGYVKRVESEEDAQQFIQSIKKKHADATHNCSAYMIGEHDQIQKANDDGEPSGTAGVPILEVLKKRELKDTAIVITRYFGGIKLGAGGLIRAYASTTTLAINTTGIVERKRMKQFFLKVDYTLLGKLENELRQSDYLLEEIQYLDNVTFHVRVLIGEEDSFTGWITDLTSGNAEVTEGNDSYIEIDVETA from the coding sequence ATGTTGAATCAATATTATACCGTTAAGCAAGAAGGAATCGATGAACAATCCATTCAAAAATCCCGTTTCATCGGATATGTAAAACGCGTGGAATCAGAAGAAGACGCTCAGCAATTCATTCAGTCGATTAAAAAAAAGCACGCTGACGCTACCCATAACTGCTCTGCCTATATGATTGGAGAGCACGATCAGATCCAAAAAGCAAATGATGATGGAGAGCCAAGCGGAACAGCTGGTGTGCCCATTTTGGAAGTGTTAAAAAAACGGGAATTAAAAGATACCGCAATCGTGATTACAAGATACTTCGGAGGAATCAAACTCGGGGCAGGAGGTTTAATCCGGGCATATGCAAGCACGACAACACTGGCAATCAACACTACGGGCATTGTCGAACGAAAAAGAATGAAGCAGTTTTTTCTCAAGGTTGACTACACCTTACTCGGAAAACTTGAAAATGAATTGCGACAGTCCGATTATTTGTTAGAAGAAATCCAATATTTGGATAATGTCACCTTTCACGTTCGTGTATTAATCGGTGAAGAAGATTCATTTACCGGCTGGATAACGGATTTAACAAGTGGGAATGCGGAAGTAACCGAAGGCAATGATTCTTACATAGAAATCGACGTCGAAACAGCGTGA
- a CDS encoding sensor histidine kinase, whose amino-acid sequence MEAKDRTLDYIIDEMIDTVKNSQDEVFEIAEDSRKEYENMHKELLVLKEQVTTVIAESDQLEYKARVARKKLSDVSENFQLYAEDKVREVYDTAHRLQTELLVKRDKEKILRDRRDEIELRLKSIEQMVERAESLVGKISIVLNYLNEDFKQVSDLIHDAHEKQQFGLKIIEAQEEERRRLSREMHDGPAQMLANIMLRSEIVDRTYKKGDIDSAVKEMRNVRMMIRESLYEVRRIIYDLRPMALDDLGLIPTIKKYITTLEDQHTNIKFTYQSQDKRLDNQYEVALFRLIQESIQNAIKHANASSINVYVEITDEKVIATITDNGSGFEQDDKKDKSFGIIGMHERVDILDGDIQITSKVGTGTKVWIEIPIV is encoded by the coding sequence ATGGAAGCTAAAGATCGTACCTTAGATTATATTATAGACGAGATGATTGATACAGTAAAAAACAGTCAGGATGAAGTTTTTGAGATTGCTGAGGATTCTCGCAAAGAGTATGAGAACATGCATAAAGAATTGCTTGTGCTCAAGGAACAAGTCACAACCGTTATTGCAGAAAGTGATCAATTAGAGTACAAAGCGAGAGTCGCTAGAAAAAAATTATCAGATGTTAGTGAAAATTTCCAATTATATGCCGAAGATAAAGTAAGAGAAGTATATGATACCGCACATCGATTACAAACCGAATTGCTTGTTAAACGAGACAAAGAAAAAATCTTGCGTGACCGGCGCGATGAAATTGAGTTGCGTTTAAAATCAATTGAACAAATGGTCGAGCGTGCAGAGAGTTTAGTGGGAAAAATCTCGATCGTATTGAATTATTTAAATGAAGATTTTAAACAAGTTTCCGATTTAATTCATGACGCCCATGAGAAGCAGCAATTCGGACTGAAAATAATTGAGGCTCAGGAAGAAGAACGTCGCAGGTTATCAAGAGAAATGCATGATGGACCAGCACAAATGCTTGCCAATATTATGCTGCGTTCTGAAATTGTTGACCGTACATATAAAAAAGGAGATATCGACAGTGCTGTTAAAGAAATGCGTAACGTCCGAATGATGATTCGAGAGTCACTTTATGAAGTGAGAAGAATCATTTATGACTTACGACCTATGGCACTAGATGATTTAGGTTTAATTCCAACCATCAAAAAATATATAACGACTTTGGAAGATCAGCATACCAATATTAAATTTACTTACCAATCGCAAGACAAAAGACTTGATAATCAGTACGAAGTAGCCTTATTCCGATTGATTCAGGAATCGATTCAAAATGCGATCAAACACGCCAATGCCAGTTCGATCAATGTATATGTCGAGATTACTGATGAAAAAGTGATAGCAACAATCACTGATAATGGTTCCGGTTTTGAACAGGACGATAAAAAGGACAAATCTTTTGGTATAATAGGAATGCATGAACGGGTTGATATTTTGGATGGTGATATTCAAATTACAAGCAAAGTTGGTACTGGCACGAAAGTATGGATAGAAATTCCGATCGTATAA
- a CDS encoding response regulator transcription factor, with protein MTTNIVLIDDHKLFREGVKRILELETGFNVLAEGDDGAMAVELVKKYKPDVVLMDINMPGVNGVEATADLLERYPGVKVIILSIHDDENYVTHALKSGAQGYLLKEMDSDALIDAISVVSEGGSYLHPKVTHNLVKEYRRLVTEEDALYDSDNTLSKLKEVEHRKPLHLLTRRECQVLQLLAEGKSNKGISESLYISEKTVKNHVSSILQKMKVKDRTQAVVIAIKRGWVEIL; from the coding sequence ATGACAACGAATATAGTATTAATCGATGATCACAAATTATTTCGTGAAGGTGTCAAACGCATATTAGAATTAGAGACAGGTTTTAACGTACTTGCAGAAGGTGACGACGGAGCAATGGCCGTTGAGCTCGTAAAAAAATACAAGCCTGATGTAGTACTAATGGATATTAACATGCCAGGTGTAAATGGTGTTGAAGCAACAGCAGATTTATTAGAACGATATCCTGGTGTGAAAGTCATCATCCTATCGATACATGACGATGAGAATTATGTAACACATGCCTTAAAATCCGGTGCGCAAGGTTACTTACTGAAAGAGATGGATTCAGATGCATTAATAGATGCTATCTCGGTTGTATCAGAAGGTGGCTCATATCTGCATCCGAAAGTAACGCATAATTTAGTGAAAGAATATCGTCGCCTGGTGACAGAAGAAGATGCGCTTTACGATTCCGATAATACATTATCAAAGCTAAAAGAAGTAGAGCATCGTAAACCACTTCATCTACTAACCAGACGAGAATGCCAAGTATTGCAATTACTAGCAGAAGGTAAGAGCAATAAAGGCATCTCCGAATCACTGTATATCAGTGAAAAGACAGTCAAAAACCACGTCAGCAGCATTTTACAGAAAATGAAAGTAAAAGACCGTACACAAGCAGTCGTAATCGCGATCAAACGCGGATGGGTCGAAATTTTATAA
- a CDS encoding DegV family protein, translated as MKVAVITDSTTYIPEQQRIENNIHMVPLNVIFGQESYQEEIDISTEAFYQKVKGVEQLPKTSQPSIGYMTEKLEELSKEYDQAIFITLSSGISGTFQSVITAQDMVDGIDIYPFDSEISCMAQGFYALEAADMANDGQDAKTILTRLHEMKRSLRAYFMADDLSHLHRGGRLNGAQALIGSMLQVKPILHFEDTKIVPFEKIRTKKKALKRIFQLFDEDASTGVPIRATMIHANRPDEAQELRDELAAQYPNVDISISYFGPVIGTHLGEGALGLGWYKP; from the coding sequence ATGAAAGTTGCCGTCATAACTGACAGTACGACTTATATACCAGAACAGCAAAGAATAGAAAATAATATACATATGGTGCCGTTGAATGTAATCTTTGGTCAGGAATCCTATCAGGAGGAAATCGATATATCGACCGAGGCCTTTTACCAAAAAGTAAAGGGAGTAGAGCAATTGCCGAAGACTTCTCAACCATCCATCGGTTATATGACTGAGAAGTTAGAAGAGCTTTCCAAAGAGTATGACCAAGCGATCTTTATTACGTTATCAAGTGGTATTAGTGGTACCTTTCAGTCCGTTATTACAGCACAGGATATGGTGGATGGTATTGATATTTATCCGTTTGACTCCGAAATCAGCTGCATGGCCCAGGGTTTTTATGCACTGGAAGCGGCAGATATGGCGAATGATGGGCAAGATGCCAAAACCATTTTAACGCGTCTTCACGAAATGAAGAGATCACTCCGTGCGTACTTTATGGCCGATGATTTAAGTCATCTCCACCGTGGTGGACGTTTGAATGGTGCCCAGGCATTAATCGGCAGCATGCTCCAGGTTAAGCCGATCCTTCATTTTGAAGATACTAAGATTGTTCCATTCGAAAAAATCCGTACAAAGAAAAAAGCGTTAAAGCGAATTTTTCAACTGTTCGACGAAGATGCTTCAACCGGTGTGCCGATTCGTGCCACGATGATACATGCTAACCGCCCCGATGAAGCGCAGGAATTACGAGACGAGTTAGCGGCACAATATCCTAATGTCGACATTTCCATCAGCTATTTCGGTCCGGTTATCGGAACCCATCTCGGTGAAGGTGCACTAGGACTTGGCTGGTACAAACCATAA
- a CDS encoding DEAD/DEAH box helicase → MNFATILAGKLSLSSEIPLSAPTISFLLRTNQLTKQPSITKKYFYQQCCRCGNKSKHLFAQIPCARCEQEHLYCRHCLQTGRVLECEPLLSWNGNEPKWRSQLDPCRWQGELTEQQQAAATAIKATMDGATKELLVWAVCGAGKTEMLFPAITEAIRSSKRICLATPRADVVRELFPRMQRAFPHTEIEALYADSPDRTDVGQFIISTTHQLIRYQNAFDVMIIDEIDAFPFHHDQTLSFLADRACKQSAAKIYLTATPRPKQKRAISAKKLAVQFVPIRFHGQPLPVPQLQIEWQLRKKLDNGKQPRALERFIENRSTRRQLLLFVPTIARMKLVAQFFQAVSVHAEDPERKEKITQFRNKDIDILVTTTILERGVTFPSVDVVVIDAGHHVFDEAALVQIAGRAGRSPDDPTGDVLFIHQGKTNAMEAAIDQIKMMNKKGSRL, encoded by the coding sequence ATGAATTTTGCTACTATTCTCGCTGGTAAATTATCATTATCTTCGGAAATCCCTCTTTCTGCCCCAACGATTTCTTTCTTATTGCGAACCAATCAATTAACCAAACAGCCGTCTATTACAAAGAAATATTTCTACCAACAATGTTGTCGCTGTGGGAACAAGTCCAAGCACCTTTTTGCCCAGATTCCCTGCGCAAGGTGCGAACAAGAACATCTCTATTGTCGGCACTGCTTGCAGACGGGGCGAGTTCTCGAGTGTGAGCCATTATTAAGCTGGAATGGAAACGAGCCGAAATGGCGCTCGCAATTAGATCCATGCAGGTGGCAAGGAGAATTAACAGAACAGCAGCAAGCAGCCGCTACCGCCATTAAAGCGACGATGGATGGTGCAACAAAAGAACTGCTGGTATGGGCAGTCTGCGGTGCCGGAAAAACAGAGATGTTGTTTCCTGCCATTACAGAAGCAATTCGGTCCAGCAAAAGAATCTGCCTCGCCACCCCTCGAGCAGATGTCGTCCGCGAACTTTTTCCCCGAATGCAACGTGCTTTTCCACACACAGAGATAGAAGCACTGTACGCCGACAGTCCAGATAGAACTGATGTCGGGCAATTCATCATCAGTACCACACATCAGCTTATCCGTTATCAGAATGCCTTTGATGTCATGATAATTGACGAAATTGACGCCTTTCCTTTTCATCATGATCAGACCTTATCTTTTCTGGCAGACAGAGCCTGCAAACAATCTGCGGCGAAAATATACCTGACTGCAACCCCAAGACCAAAACAAAAAAGAGCGATTTCTGCAAAAAAATTAGCTGTTCAGTTTGTTCCGATTCGCTTTCACGGTCAGCCTTTGCCAGTTCCACAATTACAAATCGAATGGCAATTACGAAAAAAACTGGATAACGGAAAACAACCCCGTGCACTTGAAAGATTCATCGAAAACAGATCCACCAGAAGACAGCTGTTACTATTTGTGCCCACCATCGCAAGAATGAAATTAGTTGCCCAATTCTTTCAAGCAGTATCCGTTCATGCAGAAGACCCTGAACGAAAAGAAAAGATCACACAATTCCGTAACAAAGATATCGATATACTTGTCACAACGACGATCCTGGAAAGAGGAGTTACATTTCCTTCCGTTGATGTGGTGGTTATCGATGCCGGACATCACGTCTTTGATGAAGCAGCATTGGTCCAGATTGCAGGAAGGGCAGGCAGAAGTCCGGATGACCCGACAGGAGATGTGCTATTCATTCATCAAGGCAAAACAAATGCGATGGAAGCCGCTATTGATCAGATAAAAATGATGAATAAAAAGGGGAGTAGATTATGA